One window from the genome of Pseudomonas frederiksbergensis encodes:
- a CDS encoding ABC transporter substrate-binding protein: MNAISRLATVISLASLLPVAAFPVTALAAESKGSVEVVHWWTSGGEKAAVDVLKAQVEKDGFTWKDGAVAGGGGSTAMTVLKSRAVAGNPPGVAQIKGPDIQEWATTGLLDTDVLKDVSKAEKWDSLLDKKVSDTVKYEGDYVAVPVNIHRVNWLWINPEVFKKAGITKNPTTLEEFYAAGDKLKAAGFIPLAHGGQPWQDSTVFEAVVLSVMGAEGYKKALVDLDNKALTGPEMVKALTELKKVATYMDADGKGQDWNLEAAKVINGKAGMQIMGDWAKSEWTAAKKVAGKDYECVAFPGTEKAFTYNIDSLAVFKQKDEGTAAGQQDIAKVVLGENFQKVFSINKGSIPVRNDMLADMGKYGFDSCAQTAAKDFLADAKNGGLQPSMAHNMATTLAVQGAFFDVVTNYINDPKADPADAAKKLGAAVQSAK; the protein is encoded by the coding sequence ATGAATGCGATTTCTCGCCTCGCTACTGTCATTTCTCTTGCTTCCCTGCTTCCCGTCGCAGCATTCCCTGTCACTGCTCTTGCCGCTGAATCGAAAGGTTCCGTGGAAGTCGTCCACTGGTGGACGTCAGGTGGCGAAAAAGCCGCGGTCGATGTGCTCAAGGCCCAGGTAGAAAAAGACGGCTTTACCTGGAAGGACGGCGCTGTCGCCGGCGGTGGCGGCTCCACCGCCATGACCGTACTCAAGAGCCGTGCGGTGGCAGGTAATCCACCGGGCGTCGCCCAGATCAAGGGGCCGGACATCCAGGAATGGGCGACCACGGGCCTGCTCGACACCGACGTCCTGAAAGACGTTTCCAAGGCGGAAAAATGGGACAGCCTGCTCGACAAGAAAGTCTCCGACACCGTGAAGTACGAAGGCGACTACGTCGCCGTGCCGGTGAACATCCACCGCGTCAACTGGCTGTGGATCAACCCGGAAGTCTTCAAGAAAGCCGGTATCACCAAGAACCCGACCACCCTCGAAGAATTCTATGCCGCCGGTGACAAGCTCAAGGCCGCGGGCTTCATCCCGCTGGCCCACGGTGGCCAGCCATGGCAGGACAGCACCGTGTTCGAAGCGGTGGTGCTCTCGGTCATGGGCGCCGAAGGCTACAAGAAAGCCCTGGTCGACCTGGACAACAAGGCGCTGACCGGTCCGGAAATGGTCAAGGCACTGACCGAGCTGAAGAAAGTCGCGACCTACATGGACGCCGACGGCAAGGGCCAGGACTGGAACCTGGAAGCAGCCAAGGTCATCAACGGCAAGGCCGGCATGCAGATCATGGGTGACTGGGCCAAGAGCGAATGGACCGCCGCGAAGAAAGTCGCCGGCAAGGACTATGAGTGCGTAGCGTTCCCGGGTACCGAGAAGGCCTTCACCTACAACATCGATTCCCTGGCGGTGTTCAAGCAGAAAGACGAAGGCACTGCGGCGGGCCAGCAGGATATCGCCAAGGTCGTGCTGGGCGAGAACTTCCAGAAGGTCTTCAGCATCAACAAAGGCTCGATCCCGGTGCGCAACGACATGCTGGCCGACATGGGCAAGTACGGTTTCGATTCCTGCGCCCAGACCGCCGCCAAGGACTTCCTGGCAGACGCCAAGAACGGCGGCCTGCAACCGAGCATGGCGCACAACATGGCAACCACGCTGGCGGTACAAGGCGCGTTCTTTGACGTGGTGACCAACTACATCAACGACCCGAAAGCCGACCCAGCAGACGCGGCCAAGAAGCTTGGCGCAGCGGTTCAGTCTGCGAAGTAA
- a CDS encoding AGE family epimerase/isomerase → MDTFQPAFSSWLNAPAHQQWLAAEGLRLLAFAKASKLPDGFGNLDELGRLPANARAETMNTARMTHSFAMAHIQGLPGFAELVDHGVQALMGPLRDAEHGGWFATANPAENETGKAAYLHAFVALAASSAVVAQRPGAEALLNEAVRVIDERFWCEEEGAMRESFNRDWREEEAYRGANSNMHATEAFLALADATDDPRWLVRALRIVERVIHGHAAANDYMVVEHFDRDWQPLREYNHDNPADGFRPYGTTPGHGFEWARLLLHLEAARVQIGMLTPGWLAQDAQKLFDQNCRHGWDVDGAPGIVYTLDWDNRAVVRHRLHWVHAEAAAAASALLKRTDEAQYEAWYRRFWEFCDKHFIDRCNGSWHHELDPQNRPSADIWPGKPDLYHAWQAVLIPRLPLAPSMASALARLSDPAPV, encoded by the coding sequence ATGGACACCTTCCAACCGGCCTTCAGCAGTTGGCTGAACGCTCCTGCCCACCAGCAATGGCTCGCTGCCGAAGGCTTGCGGCTGTTGGCGTTCGCCAAGGCCTCGAAGCTGCCGGACGGTTTCGGCAATCTGGACGAGCTGGGGCGCCTGCCGGCCAATGCCCGGGCCGAAACCATGAACACCGCGCGCATGACCCACAGCTTCGCCATGGCCCACATCCAGGGCCTGCCGGGGTTTGCCGAACTGGTAGATCATGGCGTGCAAGCCCTCATGGGGCCGCTGCGCGACGCCGAGCATGGTGGTTGGTTCGCCACGGCCAATCCGGCTGAAAACGAGACCGGCAAAGCCGCCTACCTGCATGCTTTCGTTGCCCTGGCCGCCAGCTCCGCGGTCGTGGCCCAGCGCCCTGGCGCCGAGGCCTTGCTCAACGAAGCGGTGCGGGTCATCGACGAACGTTTCTGGTGCGAGGAGGAAGGCGCCATGCGCGAATCCTTCAACCGCGACTGGCGCGAAGAAGAGGCCTATCGCGGCGCCAACAGCAACATGCACGCCACCGAAGCCTTCCTTGCCCTGGCCGATGCCACCGACGACCCGCGCTGGCTGGTTCGTGCGCTGCGGATCGTCGAGCGGGTGATCCACGGCCATGCAGCCGCCAATGATTACATGGTCGTGGAGCATTTCGACCGCGACTGGCAGCCGCTGCGCGAATACAACCACGACAACCCGGCCGATGGGTTTCGTCCCTACGGCACCACCCCAGGCCATGGCTTCGAATGGGCGCGGCTGCTGCTGCACCTCGAAGCCGCGCGCGTGCAGATCGGCATGCTGACGCCGGGCTGGCTGGCCCAGGACGCGCAAAAACTCTTCGACCAGAACTGTCGCCATGGCTGGGACGTCGATGGTGCGCCAGGCATTGTCTACACGTTGGACTGGGACAACCGCGCCGTGGTCCGCCATCGTCTGCATTGGGTGCATGCCGAAGCGGCAGCCGCGGCCAGCGCCTTGCTCAAACGGACCGACGAGGCGCAATACGAAGCGTGGTACCGGCGTTTCTGGGAATTTTGTGACAAACATTTCATCGACCGCTGCAATGGCAGCTGGCATCACGAGCTTGATCCGCAGAACCGTCCCAGCGCCGACATCTGGCCGGGCAAGCCTGATCTTTATCACGCCTGGCAGGCGGTGCTGATTCCACGTCTGCCGTTGGCACCGAGCATGGCGTCAGCCTTGGCGCGGCTATCCGATCCCGCACCTGTGTAA
- a CDS encoding ATP-binding protein produces the protein MVTETIRKIVRRVPVPRSLLGRMLLLTLLVVLFAQTLSSLIWVSQLRATQLEGLVTSARSLAHSMTATVSYLRSLPVAYRPLVLDQLRSMGGTRFVVTLNDKPLGMDVLPVTPRKLAVLQAVDDVLRRSLGSNTDISVKFVSPEDLRIFNGGLKLDELPRSWAHYALTLEPVNPPVLVTQIQMAPGEWLYIASLLPEPYTSLEEQDLPKQQVGFIVLTSSLLLLFIGLLVHWQSRPLKRLARAARDMSLGAEVQPVAEGGGSEVVEVGRAFNAMRERISRYLTERSQLFSAISHDLRTPITRLRLRVELLEDENLQAKFGRDLDELELLVKGALQCVKDTDIHENIEPVDLNHVLDCLVEPYLAPNGNGRVTQDGRALAPYPGKPLALKRCIGNLIDNALKYGQRAHLHIDDDEAAFILHVDDEGPGVPEQRLEQVFEPHFRLAGQQQGYGLGLGIARNIAHSHGGEVSLQNLREGGLRVTLQLPRSVD, from the coding sequence ATGGTCACTGAAACGATCAGGAAGATTGTCAGGCGGGTGCCGGTGCCGCGCTCGTTGCTGGGGCGGATGCTGTTGCTGACCCTGCTGGTCGTGCTGTTCGCCCAGACATTGTCCAGCCTGATCTGGGTCTCGCAATTGCGCGCCACCCAGCTTGAAGGACTGGTCACCAGCGCCCGCAGCCTTGCCCATTCGATGACCGCCACCGTCAGCTATCTGCGCTCGCTGCCCGTGGCTTATCGGCCCTTGGTACTCGACCAATTGCGCAGCATGGGCGGCACACGGTTCGTCGTCACGCTCAATGACAAGCCGCTGGGCATGGACGTGCTGCCCGTGACACCGCGCAAACTGGCGGTGCTCCAGGCCGTGGACGACGTGCTGCGGCGCTCCCTGGGCAGCAACACCGACATCTCCGTGAAGTTCGTCAGCCCCGAAGACCTGCGGATCTTCAACGGCGGGCTCAAGCTCGACGAGCTGCCGCGCTCATGGGCCCATTACGCGTTGACGCTCGAGCCGGTGAACCCGCCGGTGCTGGTCACGCAAATCCAGATGGCGCCGGGTGAATGGCTGTACATCGCCTCGCTGCTGCCCGAACCCTATACCAGCCTCGAAGAACAGGACCTGCCCAAGCAGCAGGTGGGCTTCATCGTGCTCACCAGCAGCTTGTTGCTGTTGTTCATCGGCTTGCTGGTGCACTGGCAGAGCCGGCCACTCAAGCGCCTGGCCCGGGCGGCGCGGGACATGTCCCTCGGCGCTGAAGTGCAGCCGGTGGCCGAGGGCGGCGGCAGCGAAGTGGTGGAAGTGGGTCGGGCGTTCAACGCGATGCGCGAGCGCATCAGCCGCTACCTGACCGAGCGCAGCCAGTTGTTCAGCGCGATTTCCCATGACTTGCGCACGCCCATCACTCGGCTGCGGTTGCGGGTCGAGCTGCTGGAAGATGAAAACCTGCAGGCCAAGTTCGGCCGAGACCTCGACGAACTGGAGCTGCTGGTCAAGGGCGCGCTGCAATGCGTCAAGGACACCGATATCCATGAAAACATCGAGCCGGTGGACCTCAACCATGTACTGGACTGCCTGGTGGAACCTTACCTCGCGCCCAACGGCAACGGCCGGGTCACCCAGGATGGCCGGGCGCTGGCGCCGTATCCCGGCAAGCCGTTGGCCCTCAAGCGCTGCATCGGTAACCTGATCGACAACGCTTTGAAATACGGACAAAGGGCGCATCTGCACATCGATGACGATGAAGCGGCGTTCATCCTGCACGTCGACGATGAAGGGCCGGGTGTGCCGGAACAGCGCCTGGAGCAGGTCTTCGAGCCGCACTTCCGGCTCGCCGGGCAACAACAAGGCTACGGCTTGGGGTTGGGCATCGCCCGCAACATCGCCCACAGCCATGGTGGCGAAGTCAGCCTGCAGAATCTGCGCGAGGGCGGGTTGCGGGTGACGTTGCAGTTGCCTCGGAGTGTGGATTAG